The Jaculus jaculus isolate mJacJac1 chromosome 1, mJacJac1.mat.Y.cur, whole genome shotgun sequence nucleotide sequence ATAAGATCCTCAAGGCAGTGTATAGGGAgatctgtctccatctctgttACTTCTTAAAGAGTAAGGATGCCCAAGGAGTAGAGGGTGGCCACAGCTACCAGTCACAACTGGaggggcagaaacaggagatAATGCTTTTACCTTTGGCCTTAGGGTGCAAGGCCACCACTGCCCCAGCatgttctccccccacccccatcccaggcagggtctcactgtagccccagggcagccacgaactcacagtgtgccttccaaatgctgggattagaggtgtgtgccaccacgcctggctccaggaTATTCTTAATGACCTGTGAGGCATAGCTGCATAACATTGGGAGTTGGAAAACTTTCAGAAGGCTTTCCAGTAGCTGTGGAGTGGAGTCTGGTCAGGTGAAACTTTACTCGGAGCCTTGAACTAAAAGTTCTGTCTGTCTGGGTTGAATAGGGGGACAAAGGAATGGAGATTCAGGCTTTTCCATGTGATACCCCCAAACTCCTCTGTGGCACTGGGTTTGTAAACTTGTTGTCTTTCTAAGCCCCTGGGTAAGTGGTGGGGCCTTAGGCCCAGAAAAGCCACTTGCCCAGGGTATCTGTCTGCAGCTGGGCTGCAACTGAAGTGATGTTCCCCGTTCTCAGAGCAGTTGCTGCAGGACGAGCTGTCCCTTCGGGCCAGCTGGGGTGAGGCTGCGGAAGAGCACAGGTCAGGGTCCTTCTAGTGACCATCTTATTCCTTCCTTGACAGCGAAGCTCATTGTGGAAACAGATACCTTTGGGAGCCGGGTTCGAGTTCGAGGAGCAGAGACAGGTCTCTACATCTGTATGAACAAGAAGGGGAAGCTGATTGCTAAGGTGAGGCCTGGGAATGGAGGAGGGCTCTGGGCCCTGGCAGGGGCTGGGGTTAGGTTGGTTGCTTGAGTTCCTTCAGAACACTCTTGTGCTGTGATCCCAGGAGGTGGGCAGGAGAGACATGGCTACCTCCGTTACCTTGGGTTTACCTAGCGATTGGGCGGGGTGGGGGTAAGGGCGAAGGAAACTGCTGAAGAGAGGAAAACCTATGAAGATGAAGGAGGAAGGCTGGGGAAGGggttggggggtggtggtggcaaATTCCATATATCTTTTTAACAAATCGCCAAATTGCTTTGCTATTATGTCCAATTACATGGTACCAGCATTTGGAATGTTCAGTAAGCCGCAGGCCCAGCCCCTCGGCCGAGCTCTGAAATGGCCCCATTAGTCACGGctcctctccagcctccagctccCCGCTTCTGAGGCTTTCGGGGGCTCGGGGCTCACAGTCTCCTCTCGGGGGCTCCCCTCCCCCATAGGGTGGCTGTCCCGGGGACTGAGCCCTGAGTCCAAAGGGGACTGAAGGGCAGGTGGGGAAAGGCgcgcagcctgggccagactggtGGGCAGGAGGCCAGAGCAAGGCCAGCTCCGGGCccctctgcctgcttctctgcCGTGGGCTCAGCCCCTCCGTAGACAGCCATGTGTCACTGCTACCCAGGAGGACAGGAAGTTGCCGGGTGGGCCGCTGGTTGCGAGGGATTAAGAGCGGGTGCCCAGGCAGGGGGTGGGGCCGGGCTCCCCGCCTCCCTCGCCATCTGCTTGGGGGTGCCCACCTGCTGTCTGGGGCCGCTGGCCCTCTGCCTCAcattggttgtgtgtgtgtgtgtgtgtgtgtgtgtgtgtgtgtgtgtgtgtgtgtgtgtgttggggggtgtgcTCCGTAACGCCACGTCtgccccccccgcccctccctcccctccacctgcAGAGCAACGGTAAAGGCAAGGACTGCGTGTTCACGGAGATCGTGCTGGAGAACAACTACACGGCGCTGCAGAACGCCAAGTACGAGGGCTGGTACATGGCCTTCACGCGCAAGGGCCGGCCCCGCAAGGGCTCCAAGACGCGCCAGCACCAGCGCGAGGTGCACTTCATGAAGCGGCTGCCGCGGGGCCATCACACCACCGAGCAGAGCCTGCGCTTCGAGTTCCTCAACTACCCGCCCTTCACGCGCAGCCTGCGGGGCAGCCAGAGGACTTGGGCCCCGGAGCCCCGATAGACGCCGGCCCGGCCCCTTCCCTGCGCTGCGCCCGCCCCGCCGCCGCGGACTCACGACTTCCGAGCCACGGAGACACTCCAGCCAGACCCCGCGGGACGCGATGCGCTGCGCTGCGAGGCGAAGGCTGGGGAGGAGCTGGGGAGCCGCATCCTCTAGTTGTTGTGCATATTGTTTgctgttgggtttttgtttttttttttttgttttgttttgttgtttttttttttaaacaaaagagagGCTCTATTTTTGTATTCCATTGGCTGTGGTGTCTGACTTCTTAGCTCTCAGGAAGGGCCATGAGTGGCCTAGACTGGGTTCCTACCAGGGCTCCTGGGGATGGAGGGCTCTCTTAGAGGTGTATCCGGAGGAGGCCGTAGTAGCCTGAGACCCCCTGCATCCTAGATGTCACCTAGGTCAGTCCCTGGGTGTCAGTGGGGGTGGTTTGTGTACTAGTTACTATTAAACGACTgcaataagctgggcgtggtggctcacacctataatcccagcacactgggaggctgaggtaggaggattgccaagagttccaggtcatctgggtttcagagtgagttccaagtcagcctggagctagagtgagactgggctgaaagaaagagagagagggagggagggagggagggagggagggagaagaaagagactgCAATATTTAGTTTATCTAACAAGGTGCattggagccagatgtggtggtgcacatcattaatcccagcactcagccggcagaggtaggaggatctcccttgagttccaggccagcctgagactacatagtgaattccaggtcagcctggactagagtgagaccctacctcaaaaaaaccaaacgcACACATTCACACGCACAAAAGAAATGTGTGTTGGACGGTGAGTCCTACCAGGGTCCCTGCTCTATCAGCCTCCTTCCAGCCTAAGGACTCGGTCCTGCCAGCCATTCCCTTACTGTCGTTAGAGGAGTTTCCGGGGAGGACATGGCAGAAAAAGGGGCCAGGAGAGATTCTGAGCTGGCCACAGAGCTCAGACAAGGACCACCTTGCTCCTTACCTGAGTCACTTATAACACTtcgggcggggggtgggggggtcaaaATGACCAGAGGTTGGACCTGCGCTGACTGCTGGGGATGCAGGTCTTTAAGAAAGTGTCTCTGTAGATGTGGTCTACATGGGCCACAGGTCAAAATATCCCCAGAGCTGGTTCTTTCTAAGAATCAGGCTCCAAaccagaaagaaaagagcaactgccaaggtccattgtggaggtGGGCTGGAGTGGGGAACCACTCAAGCTGGTACTGACAATTGTGGCATTAACTGTGGGACATTGGGGCTGAGAGCTGTGGGCAAGAAGCTCTAGGCCCAGGTGCTGTGGGAGAGCCCAAGTCAAAGGGGTCTAGGAAGAGGCCAGGCTTGGAGAACAAGGCCTTTAGGAAGGGGAGAAGGACACAGAAGTGTaagattattaaaagaaaaaatattattaacagaaacattttggttcatttttatttatttatttatttgagagtgacagagagagagaaagaggcagatagatagagagagaatgggcacgccagggcttccagcctctgcaaacgaactccagacacgaactccagacgcgtgcgcccccttgtgcatctggctaacgtgggtcctggggaaacgagcctcgaaccggggtccttaggcttcacaggcaagcgcttaaccgctaagccatctctccagcccaacagaaacattttaaaaatattttatatttgtgaacaagagagagggagataatgggcacgccagggcctctagccactgcaaatgaacaccagacacatgtaccacattgtgcatctcgtaggtcctgggaagttgaacctgggtctctaggcttctcaggcaggcgctttaacctctaagccatctcttcagcctaaaaaaaaaaaaaatttttaagtaaaatctcactctagcccaacctgaccacaaactcattctgtagcccagactgactgaaactcacagcagccgtccttccttagcctcctgagtactggagttacaggtgtgaggcaccacacccagttaaaaaaaagacttaaaaagtttatttatttgtgggggagaggaggagagggagaaagataaagacagagaatgagaatgggtatgccagggcctcctacctctgcaaatgaattccagacatatgtgctactctgtgcatcacaggtaatagggaatcaaacctgagcctttgaggctttgcaatcaagcacctttaactgctaaaccatctccccagccttcaaaagagaaatttaaaattttttctgatttatttattaattagagagagggagagtgagaatgggcatgccaaggcctctagccaatgcaaatgaactccagacacaggcgccaccatgtgcatctggcttacatgggacctggagagtcaaacctgggtccttcggcttcataggcaagcaccttaactgctaagccatctctccagcccaaaagagaatttggttttttttttttttttttgattttcgaggtagggtctcactctagctcaggctgacctgaaattcactctgcattctcagggtgccctcaaactcatggcaatcctcctacttctgactcctgagtgctgggattaaaggcgtgtatcaccatgcccagctgcttttaaTGGCGATTTCGGTAGAGAGGTGCTCAGGAGCATTTCTTTTGGCCTTTCTTCCAAGCAGGCAGGACCACAAGGGAGGCTTGTTGTTAGGATATCATACCATGTTAAAGGAGGGCGGGAAGCAGGTCTCTTGTGTACAGAGCTGGCCCACTCATCACACCTGAAGCTCATCGCCCAGTTACTGGGCCAGGCTGAGAAGTTATCTGTAGGCTTCTCTTCCTTGGCACCTCACTTGGCATGGTTGGGGGCAGCCAAAGGCTTCTAAACCATGTGGGTATCTCAGAGCTGCAGGCCAAGTTCCAAGCTCAACCTGTCCAGGTGGGTCAGGATTTCCAGGGCTCAGTGAGAAGCCTGGAATAGAGAGTTTGGGGATACCATGGGCTCTGTTCAACCCTTCCTGAGGTGTGTAGGAGGGGGTGAGGGGCTCTTAATTGAGTGGGATTCTCCAGGTGCATAGAACGTGAGGGTACGGAGAGGGGGCTCTAGCTATCTCTCTCCCAGCTCCCATAGCCCTTGGTGCCTCCTTCtcctctgctcccctccccctttaATTAATTCTGAGTGAGCAGCCTGGCTTTATTGTGCAaggagctagggtctcactgtgggaAAAGTCACACCTTCTGAGCAGCTTCTGATGCCATGCAAATGAAGAGACCGTCCAGGAAGCGCTTTCATCTGCACGGTCGCCTGTCCAGCCCCCAGTCCAGTAATTACCCAcgtttcatttgtttgagagcaattCCTGGGggaagccacagggtgggagggagtcTGGGGGGTGATGGAATGTCAGGCTCTCTGTGATCCAGGCCACAAAGTGGGGCCGGGCTGGCCTAAGGCTGGTCATTGGCTAGGCCAAAGCTAAACCTGAGGCCCTTGGGTTGGGGACACCTGAGTCTCCAGAGGTGCTGGGTGGGTCCTCTCTGGATCTAGGGAGAAGAGGTAAACCATGCAGAGGGCCCGACTTGCCTTCTAGAGGAGGGATACTCCagaggggaggggcaggagggTGGGAATCTGAGCCGGCCTGAAGTGTGAGGAAGGAGCTGACTCTAGCAGGACCCCTGGCCAAGGACCCATGGGAGCTGAGCCCAGAGCAGTGGGACGAGGCCAGGCTGGAGCACCCACCAATTTGTTTATCTTTGAGTTGCTGCCTCCACAGAACCCTCGCTAATGGGGTTTTACAGCCCACTCAAGCTGCAACTGGCCAAGCATCAATCATTACCGCACTTAGTGGTTTGATAGTTAACAGCCTGAACTGAAGCCAAACTGGTTGTTAACTGTGATAACAACTGATTTCAAGGGGTTATTGCCGGCCCAATATGCTCAGCCCATTTATttcggggtgggggggaacaAGCAGGGAACTGTGGCAAGGCCCAGAAAAGGGAGGAGGACTGGGCTGTCCTCGGCCAAACGGCTGGCCACTGTGTCTCCGCGTCAGCACTGGCTTGACGGGCCCCAGGAGTGACTGAGGTCTGCATGGATGCTGGACCACCCAACACCCCCGAGGGCTGTTTGGCCAGGTCAGCTATGCAGAAGTTCCTCTCCAGTCTGCTCGTCCCAACTCTCCACTCTTCTCCTTGCTGACACTCACtcattgtttgttttgagacaggcccgcatgtagtccaggctggcctcgaacttgctctgtagccaaggctggccttgaactcttattctttctgcctctgcctctcaagcgttAGGGtcatagacatgtgccactatgcccagcttactGGTCCTCTCATAGCGAGCTCCTGTGATGCCCTCACGGAGACACCCCCTTGGGGAAGAGACGAACCTGGTAGCCGGGGCTCTACTTGTCACCACCCAGCCAGTAGGGCTGGACCCAtcacccattcttctctcactCAGGACTCTTAGTGACCATCAAgccaactccagaaacatgcctgTCATTTCAAAGCCAGTGAAGTCCCAACCCAGGTCTCGCCTGGAAGGAATGTGTGAACATTCCACAGCACCAGGTCCAAGCAATGATCATGCTCCATTCTAGAATGCTCCTGTGGCGAAGGACCCCCGGAGTTCTCTGCTCCCTACCCATGGACAACCAGTGGTCCAGAAGCCACACAAAGCTGGCATTAAAAGTCAGGTCTCCATTCTCAGATGCAGGCTGCCTCTGGAGGACTGTACCATCCGTTCATTGAACACATCTTCACCC carries:
- the Fgf8 gene encoding fibroblast growth factor 8 isoform X3; amino-acid sequence: MGSPRSALSCLLLHLLVLCLQAQHVREQSLVTDQLSRRLIRTYQLYSRTSGKHVQVLANKRINAMAEDGDPFAKLIVETDTFGSRVRVRGAETGLYICMNKKGKLIAKSNGKGKDCVFTEIVLENNYTALQNAKYEGWYMAFTRKGRPRKGSKTRQHQREVHFMKRLPRGHHTTEQSLRFEFLNYPPFTRSLRGSQRTWAPEPR
- the Fgf8 gene encoding fibroblast growth factor 8 isoform X2 translates to MGSPRSALSCLLLHLLVLCLQAQEGPGGGPALGREPASLLQAGWEPQGVSQQHVREQSLVTDQLSRRLIRTYQLYSRTSGKHVQVLANKRINAMAEDGDPFAKLIVETDTFGSRVRVRGAETGLYICMNKKGKLIAKSNGKGKDCVFTEIVLENNYTALQNAKYEGWYMAFTRKGRPRKGSKTRQHQREVHFMKRLPRGHHTTEQSLRFEFLNYPPFTRSLRGSQRTWAPEPR
- the Fgf8 gene encoding fibroblast growth factor 8 isoform X1, encoding MGSPRSALSCLLLHLLVLCLQAQEGPGGGPALGREPASLLQAGWEPQGVSQQVTVQSSPNFTQHVREQSLVTDQLSRRLIRTYQLYSRTSGKHVQVLANKRINAMAEDGDPFAKLIVETDTFGSRVRVRGAETGLYICMNKKGKLIAKSNGKGKDCVFTEIVLENNYTALQNAKYEGWYMAFTRKGRPRKGSKTRQHQREVHFMKRLPRGHHTTEQSLRFEFLNYPPFTRSLRGSQRTWAPEPR
- the Fgf8 gene encoding fibroblast growth factor 8 isoform X4 → MAEDGDPFAKLIVETDTFGSRVRVRGAETGLYICMNKKGKLIAKSNGKGKDCVFTEIVLENNYTALQNAKYEGWYMAFTRKGRPRKGSKTRQHQREVHFMKRLPRGHHTTEQSLRFEFLNYPPFTRSLRGSQRTWAPEPR